A genomic stretch from Synergistaceae bacterium DZ-S4 includes:
- a CDS encoding FAD-binding oxidoreductase: protein MGLSFSYNRVDEVTVSLLKSTIGERNVSSDEEKLISYSHDEVPSSAYKGIHRAEVLLFPETADHVSEIMKIASAKRIPVTPRGAGTGLSGGALPAFGGIVMSFEKMNRITELDEKNLTITVEPGVVTSEISKLAAAHDLLYAGDPCSGDASFIGGNIAENAGGNKVIKYGATGAQVLALEVVLADGTLTWFGGKRRKDVTGLDFTHLMAGSEGTLAIITKAVLRLLPLPKHSVDLLAAFPDPETAIAFVPQIIKKGGIVPASIEFMDKKALSLAERYLNNPVPAGNAGAALIIQLEENDPEVLEKEYERIGNLSKENGAFEVYVADTRSTKERIWQARKAIPEATSFFYSRYTKEDLVVPIDRVPDLLGRIKNICTAADLEWVAYGHAGDGNMHCTVIGPPADDWHEVLRGVQEKIYSAVIEMGGTLSGEHGIGFKRKADMKLFLDKKQLELIKRVKLAFDPDNILNPGKIVEWNE from the coding sequence ATGGGTTTGTCCTTTTCATACAACAGAGTCGACGAAGTGACAGTATCACTGCTTAAATCGACGATCGGAGAGAGGAATGTATCTTCCGACGAGGAAAAGCTGATCTCATATTCGCATGACGAGGTCCCTTCATCTGCATACAAAGGGATCCACAGGGCGGAAGTGCTGCTGTTTCCTGAAACTGCCGACCATGTCTCGGAGATCATGAAGATCGCTTCGGCAAAGAGGATACCCGTAACGCCCAGAGGTGCGGGGACAGGACTTTCGGGCGGTGCACTGCCCGCATTCGGCGGCATTGTGATGTCTTTTGAAAAGATGAACAGGATAACAGAGCTTGATGAAAAAAACCTGACAATAACGGTCGAACCGGGAGTGGTCACTTCTGAGATCAGCAAGCTGGCAGCCGCCCACGACCTTCTTTACGCGGGCGATCCGTGCAGCGGAGATGCCTCTTTCATAGGAGGAAACATAGCGGAAAACGCCGGAGGCAACAAGGTCATCAAATATGGCGCCACAGGTGCACAGGTACTGGCACTGGAAGTGGTACTGGCGGACGGTACCCTGACATGGTTCGGAGGAAAGAGACGCAAAGACGTAACAGGGCTGGACTTTACCCATTTGATGGCCGGGTCAGAGGGCACTCTGGCAATAATCACAAAGGCTGTACTGAGGCTCCTTCCTCTTCCCAAACATTCGGTAGACCTGCTGGCCGCCTTTCCCGACCCCGAGACCGCAATAGCTTTCGTTCCTCAGATCATCAAAAAAGGAGGGATCGTCCCCGCTTCGATAGAGTTTATGGACAAAAAGGCGCTCTCTCTGGCCGAGAGGTACCTCAACAACCCGGTCCCGGCAGGCAATGCTGGAGCTGCGCTGATAATCCAGCTCGAGGAGAACGACCCGGAAGTCCTTGAAAAGGAGTATGAGAGGATCGGAAATCTTTCAAAGGAAAACGGCGCGTTTGAAGTATACGTGGCAGATACCAGGAGCACAAAAGAACGCATATGGCAGGCACGAAAAGCAATACCGGAAGCGACCTCCTTCTTTTACAGCAGATACACCAAGGAAGATCTCGTGGTGCCGATCGACAGGGTCCCCGATCTTCTGGGAAGGATAAAAAACATCTGCACTGCGGCTGACCTTGAGTGGGTCGCATACGGGCATGCGGGAGACGGCAACATGCACTGCACCGTGATAGGGCCACCTGCCGACGACTGGCACGAAGTCCTTCGCGGGGTGCAGGAAAAGATATACTCGGCAGTCATCGAGATGGGGGGCACTCTTTCAGGGGAACATGGAATAGGGTTCAAAAGAAAAGCTGACATGAAGCTCTTTCTGGACAAAAAACAGCTTGAACTGATAAAAAGGGTCAAGCTTGCCTTTGATCCCGACAATATCCTTAACCCGGGGAAGATCGTCGAGTGGAATGAATAA
- a CDS encoding AMP-binding protein: MISGSNRERLEMRFVSAWKGRENADCIWWNGSWWSWERLNTLALDCENKLEDAGFERGQRIALIMPNSPMVIAISIACWRLGGAVAPMNSRAAAGNLKSTLKMLDPSVIFVAPESEPADHAADCDGPGVFTAPPDEPLQPFRCTKGIPESEDHAVIFSTSGTSGTPKAVPCTHTNVLSNIDPIKKHVPGLLDSDSVILNVLPNFHSFGFNMAGMLALMSGLSQTVLPGFVPVERTIESIRESGANCIIGVPTIMVFLLGALAKIGERLGGIKFVITGGDRLNVQLNARCKEYMGTGILEGYGLTECSPVVAVGHSADECRLGTVGHFFETYEVQIRDREGNVLDMNEEGVLWVRGPSVVSGYFRDEENTRERFLNGWFNTGDVVRVDGDGYVTIVDRATDIIIVSGFNVYPQEVENLLCQHPSVQSAAAVGEKNKLAGEIVKAFVILKEGKEASEKELIDYCKKNLAHYKVPRRVGFLEEFPISAAGKILRRELRKMDTER; encoded by the coding sequence ATGATATCAGGGTCAAATCGAGAGAGGCTTGAGATGAGGTTTGTATCTGCCTGGAAGGGGAGAGAGAACGCCGACTGCATTTGGTGGAACGGAAGCTGGTGGTCATGGGAGAGGCTGAACACCCTGGCACTTGACTGTGAGAACAAACTTGAGGACGCGGGCTTTGAACGGGGACAGAGGATAGCTCTGATAATGCCTAACTCCCCGATGGTCATAGCGATCTCAATCGCATGCTGGAGGCTTGGCGGTGCTGTGGCTCCAATGAATTCAAGGGCCGCGGCGGGTAACCTCAAAAGCACCCTTAAAATGCTGGATCCATCGGTGATATTCGTCGCCCCGGAGAGCGAACCGGCAGATCATGCAGCCGACTGCGACGGCCCCGGGGTTTTCACAGCGCCTCCCGATGAGCCCCTTCAGCCTTTCAGATGCACAAAAGGAATACCGGAGAGTGAGGACCACGCTGTCATATTTTCAACATCGGGCACGTCAGGCACACCGAAGGCTGTGCCATGTACACATACGAACGTGCTCTCAAATATCGATCCAATAAAAAAACATGTCCCCGGACTGCTCGACAGTGATTCGGTGATCCTCAACGTCCTTCCCAATTTTCATTCCTTCGGCTTCAACATGGCAGGCATGCTTGCCCTTATGAGCGGACTGAGCCAAACAGTGCTCCCCGGTTTTGTCCCCGTTGAGCGCACGATAGAATCGATCAGGGAGTCAGGAGCCAACTGCATAATCGGCGTCCCTACGATAATGGTATTCCTTCTCGGAGCCCTTGCGAAGATAGGAGAACGGCTTGGGGGCATCAAATTTGTGATAACGGGCGGGGACAGACTGAACGTTCAGCTGAACGCCAGATGTAAGGAGTATATGGGTACCGGCATACTTGAAGGGTACGGGCTTACTGAATGTTCCCCCGTCGTGGCTGTCGGACACAGTGCCGATGAATGCAGGCTCGGGACGGTGGGCCATTTCTTCGAGACCTACGAAGTACAGATAAGGGACAGGGAGGGAAATGTCCTCGACATGAACGAAGAGGGAGTCCTATGGGTCAGGGGGCCCTCCGTAGTCTCAGGATATTTCAGGGACGAAGAAAATACGAGGGAGAGATTTCTGAACGGATGGTTCAACACCGGAGACGTGGTACGCGTTGACGGGGACGGTTATGTCACCATAGTCGACAGGGCGACGGACATAATAATCGTCAGTGGTTTCAATGTATATCCCCAGGAGGTCGAGAATTTGCTCTGCCAGCATCCCTCGGTACAGTCTGCAGCTGCTGTCGGCGAGAAAAACAAGCTCGCGGGTGAGATAGTCAAGGCCTTCGTCATCTTGAAAGAGGGAAAGGAAGCTTCAGAAAAGGAACTCATAGACTACTGCAAGAAAAACCTTGCCCATTACAAGGTACCGCGCAGGGTAGGATTCCTGGAGGAATTCCCCATATCAGCGGCAGGCAAGATACTTCGCAGGGAGTTAAGGAAAATGGATACGGAAAGATAA
- a CDS encoding ABC transporter substrate-binding protein, which yields MSEGIKKVLEKLTEDYGLCILEDPDRLSQFLEARNPSESAANFRLTFALRYMIKSGWKLNSRLSAKNEMYFRTKLSENLGFSPGDAEDVLRTLKQVIGEERAECKGEDQTAEDLVARPGNLRRISGGISNKPRTMWIRKKSFYNGIVLIAALLAIVVLFFQIGSQRNPVGDEFRIAFFAPMKGSIAQSSHNQLRAAQLAVEQINKQGGIRGYRIKIVGYDLPQRAAEAEESVRKVMKDKSILVMMTPSSGEKASLLPGIADEISVPLVITASDLTYGAVLKGEKPYLYSFRIANDTDARAKMLAYFAVQGLSSKETAFLYDSGDETSLKLHESALRWVKIFGGRVTADISMPMKENSDHRAAMEAIAKSGAEVLIVPGKEIDIRSVFRSAREAGYSKTILSEGYTENMSFGNDRTFAGSWWINEVSDLDPQIRSVMKDYRTLYNENLPPSDVEEAILAYDGVRWIANALYNASGYRGEAIRHALLSTRNFPAAHATVTVDPRTHGPLNKAMAVIYCPNEKGIFQRRIRTKNIDQ from the coding sequence TTGTCTGAGGGTATAAAAAAAGTACTGGAAAAACTGACCGAAGATTACGGTCTCTGCATACTGGAAGATCCTGACAGGCTCTCTCAGTTTCTTGAAGCGAGGAACCCTTCGGAAAGCGCTGCAAATTTCAGGCTGACATTTGCCCTGCGCTACATGATCAAATCTGGATGGAAACTCAATTCAAGGCTCAGCGCTAAAAATGAGATGTACTTCAGGACGAAGCTGTCGGAAAACCTCGGGTTTTCGCCCGGGGATGCCGAAGACGTTCTCAGGACGCTGAAGCAAGTCATAGGAGAAGAGAGGGCCGAATGCAAAGGCGAAGATCAGACGGCTGAGGATCTGGTCGCCAGGCCGGGAAACCTGAGAAGGATCTCGGGAGGCATCTCAAACAAGCCAAGGACGATGTGGATAAGGAAGAAGTCTTTCTACAACGGCATAGTCCTTATTGCTGCATTGCTTGCTATCGTGGTGCTCTTTTTCCAGATCGGCAGCCAGAGGAACCCGGTAGGCGATGAATTCAGGATAGCATTTTTTGCTCCTATGAAAGGAAGCATTGCTCAGTCAAGCCACAACCAGCTCAGAGCGGCTCAGCTTGCCGTTGAACAGATAAACAAACAGGGAGGCATAAGGGGATACAGAATAAAGATAGTCGGTTATGACCTCCCACAGAGGGCTGCTGAAGCGGAGGAGAGCGTCAGAAAAGTAATGAAGGACAAGAGCATCCTTGTAATGATGACCCCCTCATCCGGGGAAAAGGCCAGCCTGCTCCCAGGCATAGCCGACGAGATAAGCGTTCCTCTTGTGATCACGGCCTCTGATCTGACATACGGAGCTGTGTTGAAGGGGGAAAAACCATACCTTTACTCATTCCGCATTGCGAATGATACGGATGCCAGGGCAAAAATGCTTGCCTATTTTGCTGTACAGGGCCTTTCAAGCAAAGAGACAGCATTTCTGTACGACTCCGGCGACGAGACATCCCTGAAGCTGCACGAATCAGCACTTAGGTGGGTAAAGATCTTCGGAGGGAGGGTGACAGCCGACATCAGCATGCCGATGAAGGAAAACTCCGACCATCGTGCCGCAATGGAAGCGATAGCAAAAAGCGGAGCAGAGGTGCTTATAGTCCCCGGAAAAGAGATCGACATAAGGTCGGTCTTCAGGTCCGCAAGAGAGGCAGGCTACAGCAAAACGATACTGTCGGAGGGCTACACCGAAAATATGTCTTTCGGGAACGACAGGACCTTTGCCGGCAGCTGGTGGATAAATGAAGTCTCAGACCTTGACCCCCAGATACGTTCAGTAATGAAGGACTACAGGACTCTCTACAACGAAAACCTTCCTCCCTCCGATGTTGAAGAAGCGATTTTAGCTTACGACGGGGTCAGATGGATAGCAAATGCGCTCTACAATGCATCGGGGTACAGAGGAGAAGCCATACGGCACGCACTGCTTTCGACCAGGAATTTCCCGGCGGCTCATGCCACCGTTACTGTGGATCCGAGGACTCACGGACCCCTGAACAAAGCCATGGCAGTGATCTACTGTCCAAACGAGAAAGGCATTTTCCAAAGAAGGATCAGGACAAAGAATATTGACCAGTAA
- a CDS encoding DUF1850 domain-containing protein, whose amino-acid sequence MKNMSHCFFLLLSLPILFLTAAAGWRVDVFQLEGPEGKLIFQSPVSLGHRFTTRYIHSVELTPVEDEYKVAGGLLWTWEERVRSTNAGLPFDRPRYGRFIDTGEWMIFQGGRMSWKEYYYRIGNNKIGRNQVMLEPFGRRNFFELFAGERLVVRIRKMPLISAEFYRTDILESAPMGVPPMEGGSR is encoded by the coding sequence ATGAAAAACATGTCACACTGCTTCTTTCTTCTGTTGTCACTGCCAATACTGTTTCTTACAGCTGCCGCAGGATGGCGTGTGGATGTCTTCCAACTGGAAGGGCCGGAAGGGAAACTAATCTTCCAGTCTCCGGTCTCCCTCGGGCACAGATTCACAACGCGATATATACATTCCGTCGAACTGACACCCGTGGAAGACGAATACAAAGTGGCAGGAGGCCTTCTCTGGACATGGGAGGAAAGGGTCAGATCGACCAATGCAGGACTTCCTTTTGACAGGCCAAGATACGGCAGGTTCATAGACACCGGTGAATGGATGATCTTCCAGGGCGGAAGGATGTCATGGAAGGAATATTACTACAGGATAGGCAACAATAAGATCGGCCGGAACCAGGTAATGCTTGAGCCTTTCGGCAGGAGAAATTTCTTTGAGCTGTTTGCAGGCGAACGTCTGGTCGTACGGATCCGAAAAATGCCCCTCATATCAGCCGAATTCTACAGGACAGATATACTTGAAAGCGCCCCGATGGGGGTACCGCCGATGGAGGGCGGCTCGAGGTGA